The DNA region CAACTCACGCTCAGCGAAAGCCAGTCTTCGGGAACTCCGGTGAGTTCCCGTCCGTAGACGAGGTAGAGCAGTTCGGCGTCCACAGCCACCGCGGCGACGGCCAGCAGCAGCGCGGTGGCGGCGGCGACGAGGAGTTTGGCGGCGAGCAGTCCCAGGCGGCGGGGGACGTTCCCGCGATCGGCGGCCAGGGCGGGATGGCGGAACTCGTCACCGAAGGCGATGGCACCGAGCAGCCCCGCGCCGAGCGCCGCGGGCGGCAGAGGGAATTCCCGCGGCCACGCGGCGAGCAGGCGCGGCTGCGGTGTGTGTCCCGCTCTGGCCAGGAGCAAGGAGATCAGGGCGGAGGCGACGAGCACGGCGACCGCGGTGAGGTAGCCGGTGGCGACCCCGGCCGCACGGCGCAGCTCGTAGCGCAGCGGCCGCAAGGGGCTGGAGCCCGGCCTGACACTGATGGGCGGCGGGAGCGGAGACAGTTCGTTCGCGCCTTCCGCCTCCGCGGTGCGCGCGGGCGGCTCGCCCTCCTGGGAGTCACTCACCGACTGCCGCGCGGGGACGGGCCCCATGTCGCCGATCTCATCCGCGAGTTGGTGTACGAGGATGCTGTGGCGGTACGCGGTTTCGCCGACGTCGGCGCAGGTGCTGCCGTACACGGAGAGGCGGTTGCCGTCCTCCCGTACGACCTCCACGGAGCGTCGGGTGGTACGGGCCTCCTTGGTGAGCAGCGCGCCGAGCCGGGCGGCGTGCGGGCTGCGGACGGCTACACGGGGCCTGAGACGGGTGCGGGCGAAGTCCGTGACGTCCTGATCGGCGACGAGCCTGCCCTCCTCCAGCGTGACGACACGGTCGGCGGTCCGCGCGGCCTCCTTCGGGTCGCCCGTGGCGAACAGCACCGTGCCGCCCCCGGCGGCGTGGGCCCGCAGAATCCCGTGCAGCCAGCGGCCCTCGCGGGCGGAGAGCCCGTCGGCGGCGTCGTCGAGCACGAGCGTGTGCGGATCGGACAGCAGTGCGCAGGCCAGACCGAGGCGACGGTCCATGCCGCGCGAGAGCGCGCTCAGACGTTGGTCGCGCAGGCTGACCAGGCCCACCACTTCGAGGACGTCGTCGGCGCGCCGGGCCGGCACACCTGTCGCCGCGCACAGCATGCGGAGTTGGCCACGGACCGTGCGTGCCGGATGGCCGGGGACCTCCCCGAGGAGCACGCCGACCTCGCGCGAGGGATGGGCGATGCGATGCAGCGGACGGCCTCTGAAGTAGGTGATTCCGCGGCCCTGTTGGAGTTCGAGCATGAGCCTGAGAGCCGTCGTCTTGCCCGCGCCCGGGGCCCCGAGGAGCGCCGTGACGCGGCCCGCGGGCACCTCGAAGGACACGTCGTCGACGGCGGGGGGAAGCTCCTTGCGGGCGTTGCTGGTCAGTCCGATGGCCTGGATCACCCGAAGCAAGATAGCGCGATATGTACGGTTTTTCGGGCATCTTGAGCGCGCTGGACGGCACGCCCCGTACCCGTCCGACCACTTGGCCGGACAGAGAATCCCGGGGCGGCCTCAGGTCTCGGCACGGATCTCGGGGCCGTGCCCGGTCCCGGCACGAATCTCGAGGCCATGCCCGTCTTGGCGCGGTTGCGTCTCGGCAGCGCTCCAGGAGCGGCGTCAGACCTCGGGGCGGAGCATCGGCGGGTTGAGCAGCGTGGCACCGCCCGCGCGGAACAGCTGGGCCGGGCGGCCGCCCTGGCGGGTCGTCGTACCGCCCGTGGGGACGAGGAATCCCGGCGTGCCGGTCACCTTGCGGTGGAAGTTGCGGGGGTCGAGCGCCACGCCCCACACCGCCTCGTACACCCGGCGCAGTTCACCGACCGTGAACTCCGTCGGGCAGAAGGCGGTCGCCAGCGACGAGTACTCGATCTTGGAGCGGGCGCGCTCCACACCGTCCGCCACGATCTGCGCGTGGTCGAAGGCGAGCGGCGCGGCCTGTTCGCCGTCACGGCCGTAGCCGCCTCGCTGAAGCAGTTCCTCGACGGGGGCCCAGCGCGCGCTGTTCGCGTCTCCGCCGGCCCTGGGCGCGGGCAGATCGGGGGCGAGGGCGAGATGGGCGACGCTGACGACCCTCATCCGCGGGTCGCGCTTCGGATCGCCGTAGGTCGCGAGCTGCTCCAGGTGCGCGCCGTTGGCCTGCGCGGGCGCGGCAGGATCATGGGCGCACAACCCGGTCTCCTCGCCCAGTTCCCGGGCCGCAGCCTGCGCCAGGTCCTCGTCCGGCCGTACGAAGCCGCCGGGCAGCGCCCACCGCCCCTGGAAGGGCGGCTCACCCCTCCGTACCGCCAGCGCGCACAGGGCATGGCGACGCACGGTCAGCACGACCAGGTCAACGGTGACGGCAAACGGCGGGAAGGCTGACGGGTCGTAGGGCATGTCGAGATCATAGTCGTCTGCCTGACGATAAACAGTCCCTTCGTCGGTCGCTTCAGTGGCTGATCCACTGCTCTCCGGTGCGGGTGCCGGGGACGCCGCCGACCCGCCCCTCGCCGGCTTCCGCCCGCTCACACTCCCAGCTGGAGCCCGTCGGCAGCCTCCTCGACCATGGCGAGGCCGAGCCTGCTGACGCGTACGGAGAAGGGGGCGCCCGCGACGCGCAGGCCGGTCAGCCCGATCTCGCCCAGGGGCGCACCACGGAGCGGCCGCAGCGTCACCGTTCCGGCAGGGGCGTCGGGACGGATGCCGGCGAGTGTGGTGAGCAGAAGGACCCCTGCGGCCGCGGCCGTCGCCGCCGGCCGACAGGCCGCCGGATGCGGCAGCGGGGCACCGCCTTCCGTGCGCTGCTCCCCCGCGTACATCTCCGGCAGCCGGTACCCGAAGGCCTCTGCCGCCGACAGCACGCCCCTCAGTAGTGAGGTCGCCTCCTTTTCGTAGCCCGCGGCGGCCAGTCCCGCGACGGCGACAGCCGTCTCGTGGACCCGCACGGCCCCGCCCCGATGTCCGAACGGGTTGTACGCCGCCTCCTTCGCGCCGAGGCTGCGCAGTCCCCAGCCCGAGTCCATGACGGGCCCGCCGAGCAGCCGCGCCAGCTGTTCCGTCTGCACCTTGTCGAGCAACCCCGGGGCAGGGGCGCCCGCGTCGAGCAGCCCGGTGTCGAGGAGGTGCACACTGGCCGCACCGAGGTGCGGCACGATCCGTCCGTCCGGTAGACGGGCCGCGGCCGGTCTACCGCCTCCCCTGTCCTCGATCCAGAAGTCCTCCTGGAACGCGGCCCTCATCCCACGAGCCCACCCCCGCAACTCGGGGCCGCCTCCCCTGCCGTACGCGTCGAGGAGATCGGCGCCCAGCAGCGCGGCGCGGTGGGCGTGTGCCTGGGTCTCGCAGCGCCACGGTCCGCCGGGGCGTGGGTCGGACAGATACGTACTGTCGCCGACCGCCGTCCGCAGCCACTGCAGGCAGCGCTCGGCCACGGGGAGCAGTTCCTCGGTCTCCTGTTCAGGCAGCCCCCAGCGCCTGGCTTCCGCAAGAACGACGGGGAACAGCAGGGTCGCCTCTTCGCCCGTGCAGCTCGGTGGCAGATGCGTACCGGCATGCCGTCGCGGCCCTGGGAGCAGTCCGGATCGCGGCCCCGCGCCCACCAGTTGGGTGCGCGCGAGGGTGCGCAGGGTCCCCGCGGCGAGCCGGGTGCCCAGCGGCAGGGTCATGCGCGCCGCCGCCAGCGCATCGGCCGGTGCCATGCCGCACCGCCAAGGCGCGCCGGCCGCGAGGTGGGTGTCGGACGGATGCACGGGGTCGCGCAGCAACAGCGCCTGGAGGTCCTCGATGCTCGTGCGCAGGAGTGCCTCGGCCCTTGGGTCGTCGCTCACGGCCCGTGCCGGGGCAAGCGGACTCGTGGCAGCGCGCGCCACGGCCCGGATGGGACCCGCACCGGTCGGCCGTACCCTCAGCTCCACGCTTCGGGTGTCGCCGGGCTGCAGGTCGAGCTCCCATCGGAGCAGCCCCGCGGAGGCCAGTGCGTCCGAGGGCTGCGGGTTGGCCGTGACGACGGAGTGCCCAGTGGCACAGGACCATCGCATGCCCGAGTCGTGAACGCTGGCGGGCAGGTCAGGACCGGCTCGCCCGGAGGCGACCTCGCCCAGTTCCGCCAGGTCCGTGCCGAGCGACACCTCGACGGGCAGGCGCAGATGGCGGTGGGCCGCGCTGCGCAGGGTGATCCGCTCCGTGCCGTCCGCGTATCGCGTCCGTTCGACGATGACATCCGGGTCGGGGCCGCCGTCGGCGGACAGGCTCAGGGTCGCCACGAAACGGGCCTGGTCGGCCGCGATCATCCGGGCCTGGATCGCGAGCGGCTCCCGCCCCGCGACGCGCAGTCGGCATCGGGAGAGCATGCGTCGGCCCGCGCGGTAGAAGCCCTCCAGCCCCTGTCCGGTCAGCTGGCCGTGCTCCGCGGAGATCGCGAGCCCGGGCAGCGCGACACAGATCAGCGCGCCGTGCGCGGGGGGCAGATTCGCTGTGGCGGGCGGCAGGGACAGGGGTGCCTTCGGAGTTGTGGCACCGCCGGGGGTTATGGGGAACTGTGCGGGCCTGCGGGTCAGAGGGTGGTTGTCGTGCGGAGTGGAGGACTGGGTGGGCAGGGGCATGGGGCGGCTTCTTCTGTGCTCCGTGCGCTGAGTGCGCGCTCAGCGGGGTGTGGGGGGCTCCGGAAGGGCGGGGTCGATGCGATGGCACGGCCCGGCCGCGGGCTGCGCCACACAGGTGAACGGAGCGGGCCTGTCCCGGGTCACGCCCCGGTTCACGGAAGCCGACCGATTGGCGGTGAGCCGAGGGCTCCGGAATGCGGTCGCGGCTGCTCCCCGGAGCGGGGTGCGCGTCCGCGGGCTGCCCTGACGTCCCGCTCGGGCATGTGCGGCCGAGAGTCGGGGCCCGCTCCCCTCTGGAGGCAGCACACACGCAGGACGCCGGTCTGGGGGTCGCCGCCACATGCAGCATGCCGGTCTGAAGGCAACACACACGCAGGATGCCGGTCTGGGGTGGTCCACATGCAGCACGCCGGCCGGAGGGTGACCCACATGCAGATCGGCTATCGCATGTGGGCGGCCCCAGTCCCAGTCGAGGGCTCCGCTGTGGAGGGGCCGCAGGCAGAGAACGACGGGGGCGAGTGGCGCAACAACCGCTGCGTCGCCCTCACCGCATCCGGCGGCCAGGAACCGGGCAAGGCGGTCCACCTCGCGGAGCGCCACGCCACTCGCTTCCGATAGACCGCTCGGATCGCATGCGTCTTCCGGCCAACGGTTCGGGTCGGATACACCTTCGGATGGTCGGCTCAGGTCGGACGCACCTTCCGGTGGTCGGCCCGGGTCGGATACACCTTGCGATGTTCGGCCCAGGTCGGATGCATCTCCCGGCAATGTGCCCGGGTCGGATACACGTTCCACCAGCCGGCACAGACCTGATGCTTCTTCCGACAGCCGGCCTAGGCCGCATACCTCCAACGGCCGGCCCCGGCCTGATGCTTCTTCCAGCGACCGGCCCGGGGCGGAGGCCCATTCCTCCCAGCCAGCCCCACCCGGAGCGCCCTCAGCACTCCCACCCTTCCCGGGCAAAACCGCAGCCAGGCCCGGAGCAAGCACCCCACGCCACACCGTCCCGAGTCCGGCAGGCCCCCACGCTGCCTCGAGCCCCGCCAACCCCCACGCCACCACCCGAAGCAACCAGGCCGGCCATCCGAACCGAGTCGACCGGCTCGCTCGACGCCGCTCCCCCGCCCTCATGTCTCGCCTTGCTTCGTCCCGTGCCGGCCGACCCCTCGGCGGGACCGGGTGCCGCCGCCCGTACCGTCACCGGCCCGGGTGGGTGCTTCCGGCGCCGAGGAGCCGTCGGCGGTGGACCGGGGACGGCGCGTGCCCACGGTCCCGGAGGGCCGTGAAGCCGGCCGGCCGGCCACGCTCCCCGTCGACCGCGGCTTGCGTCGGCGACGGGAAGCCACCCGGGTCGACGATGCCGAGGCGGACCCGGACGGTCCGTCGGCGTCGACCGGGGACGTCGAGGACTCCGGGGACGCCGAGGACGCGATCACCTCCGCGTCGGCACGGTCCACACGCTCCTTGCGAAGGCAGCGGCGAATCGACTCCGGGTCTAGGCCCTCGTTGCACGCCTGGTGGAGAAGGCGGGCAAACAGGTATCCCGGATCCGCCCCGAGAGCCATCGCCAGGGCTTCGCGGGCCTCCAGCTCGTCCCCGGAGGACCAGGCGACCCATCCCACGAGTGTGAGCGGCGCCGCGGCATGCTCTCCGTACGGGCCGACACAGCGGCGGGCCAGAGCCCGCCAGAGGCGGAGGGCCGGGCCGGCCTCGTCGCCCTCCATCCACTCCGCCGCCCGGTCGCGCGTCGTGCGGTCCTGGAGGCCGAGGATCAAGGTGGCTGCCTCGTCGTGGCACAGGAGTTCGTCGTCCCGGAGATCCGCCGACAGGGCGCCGGACGCACCGGACACCGCAGGTACACCGGAAACACCCGGTACACCGGCCACAGACGTGGAGTCGGCGAACCGGCGCATGACCCGATGAGCCAGGTCCAAGGTCTCGGTCGCCACGGCTGTGCGGCTCTCGTCGTCCAGGATTCGCGGAATCAACGCCATGCTCACCGCGTTGAGTGCGGACTCCTGCTCCAGTGCGGCCGCGGTCTCCCACGGAACGAGCCTCGCCCTGAACTCCCGCAGGGAGCCCCGAATCTGGAGGCCGGCATAGGTGGCTGCGGCGGCCAGCACGGACGTGCCGGGCAGCCCCATGGGTGTCCCGTCGGACGGGCAGCACTGCTCGCTGGGGCAGCAGTACGACCAGAAGCGGCCGTCCGAGATGCACAGGGCCTCGATCACGGGAACGTCCAGGGCACCGCAGGCCGTGCGCAGCAACTGCGCGAGTGGGCGCAGTCGTTCCATG from Streptomyces sp. NBC_00258 includes:
- a CDS encoding ABC transporter ATP-binding protein, with the translated sequence MIQAIGLTSNARKELPPAVDDVSFEVPAGRVTALLGAPGAGKTTALRLMLELQQGRGITYFRGRPLHRIAHPSREVGVLLGEVPGHPARTVRGQLRMLCAATGVPARRADDVLEVVGLVSLRDQRLSALSRGMDRRLGLACALLSDPHTLVLDDAADGLSAREGRWLHGILRAHAAGGGTVLFATGDPKEAARTADRVVTLEEGRLVADQDVTDFARTRLRPRVAVRSPHAARLGALLTKEARTTRRSVEVVREDGNRLSVYGSTCADVGETAYRHSILVHQLADEIGDMGPVPARQSVSDSQEGEPPARTAEAEGANELSPLPPPISVRPGSSPLRPLRYELRRAAGVATGYLTAVAVLVASALISLLLARAGHTPQPRLLAAWPREFPLPPAALGAGLLGAIAFGDEFRHPALAADRGNVPRRLGLLAAKLLVAAATALLLAVAAVAVDAELLYLVYGRELTGVPEDWLSLSVSWIGLVVGCAWAGVLAAGIFRSTTAGLAAVLAVPVLVVPLVQKVLEGPSVRTAAGFSTRLRELVLMQWPFGGERYLGAVARVIAQPVGGALMLSLSALLCAYLLTTLRSRVR
- a CDS encoding NUDIX hydrolase, encoding MPYDPSAFPPFAVTVDLVVLTVRRHALCALAVRRGEPPFQGRWALPGGFVRPDEDLAQAAARELGEETGLCAHDPAAPAQANGAHLEQLATYGDPKRDPRMRVVSVAHLALAPDLPAPRAGGDANSARWAPVEELLQRGGYGRDGEQAAPLAFDHAQIVADGVERARSKIEYSSLATAFCPTEFTVGELRRVYEAVWGVALDPRNFHRKVTGTPGFLVPTGGTTTRQGGRPAQLFRAGGATLLNPPMLRPEV
- a CDS encoding glycogen debranching N-terminal domain-containing protein; this translates as MPLPTQSSTPHDNHPLTRRPAQFPITPGGATTPKAPLSLPPATANLPPAHGALICVALPGLAISAEHGQLTGQGLEGFYRAGRRMLSRCRLRVAGREPLAIQARMIAADQARFVATLSLSADGGPDPDVIVERTRYADGTERITLRSAAHRHLRLPVEVSLGTDLAELGEVASGRAGPDLPASVHDSGMRWSCATGHSVVTANPQPSDALASAGLLRWELDLQPGDTRSVELRVRPTGAGPIRAVARAATSPLAPARAVSDDPRAEALLRTSIEDLQALLLRDPVHPSDTHLAAGAPWRCGMAPADALAAARMTLPLGTRLAAGTLRTLARTQLVGAGPRSGLLPGPRRHAGTHLPPSCTGEEATLLFPVVLAEARRWGLPEQETEELLPVAERCLQWLRTAVGDSTYLSDPRPGGPWRCETQAHAHRAALLGADLLDAYGRGGGPELRGWARGMRAAFQEDFWIEDRGGGRPAAARLPDGRIVPHLGAASVHLLDTGLLDAGAPAPGLLDKVQTEQLARLLGGPVMDSGWGLRSLGAKEAAYNPFGHRGGAVRVHETAVAVAGLAAAGYEKEATSLLRGVLSAAEAFGYRLPEMYAGEQRTEGGAPLPHPAACRPAATAAAAGVLLLTTLAGIRPDAPAGTVTLRPLRGAPLGEIGLTGLRVAGAPFSVRVSRLGLAMVEEAADGLQLGV
- a CDS encoding DUF4192 domain-containing protein, with translation MLAALHDRDGRGRFGGRARLGIPGNADDWASVARQLTEGLVKGSERRGALPESMVAFLCQDPKDGESARDVMERLRPLAQLLRTACGALDVPVIEALCISDGRFWSYCCPSEQCCPSDGTPMGLPGTSVLAAAATYAGLQIRGSLREFRARLVPWETAAALEQESALNAVSMALIPRILDDESRTAVATETLDLAHRVMRRFADSTSVAGVPGVSGVPAVSGASGALSADLRDDELLCHDEAATLILGLQDRTTRDRAAEWMEGDEAGPALRLWRALARRCVGPYGEHAAAPLTLVGWVAWSSGDELEAREALAMALGADPGYLFARLLHQACNEGLDPESIRRCLRKERVDRADAEVIASSASPESSTSPVDADGPSGSASASSTRVASRRRRKPRSTGSVAGRPASRPSGTVGTRRPRSTADGSSAPEAPTRAGDGTGGGTRSRRGVGRHGTKQGET